A window of the Xenopus laevis strain J_2021 chromosome 9_10L, Xenopus_laevis_v10.1, whole genome shotgun sequence genome harbors these coding sequences:
- the sh2b1.L gene encoding SH2B adapter protein 1 — protein sequence MMNGSNPPEGFCCSPSPNWKEFCEIHAHAAALDFAQRFRTFLSENPQYAMPGAESSFSRRFAEHFVEHFQTEVNKSQVSDGPSPTRCTIAPFTGVQSSNRDLSETCSDSSLASPVETQPRQDSSGITSGLSSSQSHSSEDVSTSSTSAKPRLKKRFSLRNVSRSVRGSVRGILQWKSSAESPTEETTGANRNCNSSASRTTAERWTHRFEKLRLSRPPPHRTELRDVRREGVLNFVLAEEVNSSRARWQKCRLLLRKSGGDHTEGYLLDFYIPPKATKPRVSILCSSIVDVRTTTLLEMPDKENTFVLKTESSCEYILESMDALQMKSWLSDIEDCMVSRTDPETSGLPHINQSESSRDLPLIPSESSELLCQGAYGALSDLPLASISPTSVSMTPSNFDSMERLPPELPPRAPIDDNERLVNPMGPPFPDTPDNAVPFLFQGDPEAGDGEHPLCEYQWFHGTLSRLKAAQLVLAGGTSSHGVFLVRQSETRRGEYVLTFNFQGKAKHLRLSLNEDGQVRVQHLWFQTIFDMLEHFRVHPIPLESGGSSDVTLISYVVSSQRLHETPSSRNPPPLPPHPLSLHGGADGTAQPPWHPLSSSPPDEATPEAAQYEERAAPVEEEQEEGGVHVQQLHPGGTSSEDMSDSSSAASRARAVNNQYSFV from the exons ATGATGAATGGCAGCAACCCCCCAGAGGGCTTCTGCTGCTCCCCCTCACCCAACTGGAAGGAGTTCTGCGAGATCCACGCTCATGCTGCTGCTTTGGACTTTGCCCAGCGTTTTCGGACATTTCTCAGTGAGAACCCGCAGTATGCCATGCCAGGAGCAGAAAGCAGCTTCTCCAGAAGGTTTGCGGAGCATTTTGTGGAGCACTTTCAGACAGAAGTGAACAAGAGCCAAGTTTCTGATGGCCCTTCTCCAACTCGCTGCACTATTGCCCCTTTTACTGGAGTCCAGTCCTCTAATCGGGACTTGTCTGAGACCTGTAGTGACTCTTCCCTGGCTTCCCCAGTAGAGACACAGCCCAGGCAAGACTCCTCTGGTATTACCTCTGGACTCTCAAGCAGCCAGTCCCACAGTTCAGAGGACGTGTCCACATCTTCAACTAGCGCCAAGCCACGGCTGAAGAAAAGGTTCTCTTTACGCAATGTCAGTCGAAGTGTACGGGGCAGTGTGAGGGGCATTCTGCAATGGAAAAGCTCTGCGGAGTCTCCTACTGAGGAGACCACTGGAGCCAACAGAAACTGCAATTCTTCAGCCAGCAGGACCACCGCGGAAAGGTGGACTCATAGATTTGAGAAGTTACGGCTGAGCCGGCCACCCCCCCATAGAACAGAGCTGAGAGATGTGAGGCGGGAAGGGGTCCTGAACTTTGTGCTGGCCGAGGAAGTGAACAGTAGCCGGGCCAGGTGGCAGAAGTGCCGACTGCTTCTGCGCAAGTCTGGGGGAGATCACACAGAAGGTTACCTCTTGGACTTTTACATTCCTCCTAAG GCCACAAAGCCAAGGGTCAGCATTCTCTGCTCGTCCATTGTGGATGTCCGGACCACAACGCTGCTGGAGATGCCAGACAAAGAAAACACGTTTGTGCTGAAG ACGGAGAGTTCCTGTGAGTACATTCTAGAGTCCATGGATGCTCTGCAGATGAAGTCGTGGCTGTCTGACATAGAGGACTGCATGGTGTCTAG GACCGACCCTGAAACCTCTGGTCTACCTCACATTAACCAATCAGAAAGCAGTCGGGATCTACCTCTTATACCCAGTGAGAGCAGTGAACTTCTCTGCCAAG GAGCTTATGGGGCCCTCTCTGACCTCCCCTTGGCTTCCATCTCCCCCACTTCAGTTTCCATGACACCCTCAAACTTTGACTCCATGGAACGTCTCCCCCCAGAATTGCCACCCAGGGCACCGATTGACGACAATGAGAGGCTGGTGAATCCCATGGGCCCCCCCTTCCCTGACACCCCTGATAATGCAG TGCCATTCCTCTTCCAGGGGGACCCAGAAGCTGGGGATGGGGAGCACCCTCTGTGTGAGTATCAGTGGTTTCATGGCACCCTATCAAGACTGAAGGCTGCACAGCTGGTGTTGGCCGGGGGCACTAGCAGCCATGGGGTGTTCCTTGTGCGACAAAGTGAAACACGGCGGGGGGAGTATGTGCTGACTTTTAACTTCCAAGGGAAAGCCAAG CACCTGCGTCTGTCACTCAATGAGGATGGTCAGGTCCGAGTCCAACACCTCTGGTTTCAGACCATCTTCGACATGCTGGAGCACTTCCGTGTTCACCCCATCCCTCTAGAATCTGGGGGCTCAAGTGACGTCACGCTCATCAGTTATGTGGTGTCTTCTCAGCGGCTGCACG AGACCCCCAGCAGCCGTAACCCACCCCCGCTCCCTCCTCACCCTTTGTCTCTACATGGGGGTGCTGATGGGACAGCCCAGCCCCCATGGCACCCACTCAGTTCCTCCCCACCAGATGAAGCCACTCCTGAAGCTGCTCAGTATGAAGAGAGAGCAGCCCCCGTGGAGGAGGAGCAAGAAGAAGGTGGAGTTCATGTTCAGCAGCTCCACCCAGGAGGAACCAGCTCAGAGGACATGAGTGATTCCAGCAGTGCAGCCTCCCGGGCACGAGCAGTGAACAACCAGTATTCCTTTGTGTGA
- the ppp1ca.L gene encoding protein phosphatase 1, catalytic subunit, alpha isozyme L homeolog, producing the protein MGDGEKLNIDSIIQRLLEVKGCRPGKNVQLTENEIRGLCLKSREIFLSQPILLELEAPLKICGDVHGQYYDLLRLFEYGGFPPESNYLFLGDYVDRGKQSLETICLLLAYKIKYPENFFLLRGNHECASINRIYGFYDECKRRYNIKLWKTFTDCFNCLPVAAIVDEKIFCCHGGLSPDLQSMEQVRRILRPTDVPDQGLLCDLLWSDPDKDVLGWGENDRGVSFTFGADVVAKFLHKHDLDLICRAHQVVEDGYEFFAKRQLVTLFSAPNYCGEFDNAGSMMSVDESLMCSFQILKPADKKLFAYGGVNQSRPVTPPRNKNKQSK; encoded by the exons ATGGGGGACGGAGAAAAACTAAATATCGACTCCATCATCCAACGCCTCCTGGAGG TAAAAGGCTGCCGTCCTGGGAAGAATGTTCAGCTGACAGAGAATGAGATCCGGGGCCTGTGCCTGAAATCCCGCGAGATCTTCCTCAGTCAGCCAATCCTGCTGGAGCTGGAGGCGCCGCTGAAGATCTGCG GAGATGTGCACGGTCAGTACTACGACCTGCTGCGACTGTTCGAGTATGGCGGCTTCCCCCCCGAGAGCAACTACCTGTTCCTGGGAGATTACGTGGATCGGGGGAAGCAGTCGCTGGAGACCATCTGCCTGCTGCTCGCCTACAAGATAAAGTACCCCGAGAACTTCTTCCTGCTGAGAGGCAACCACGAGTGCGCCAGCATCAACCGCATCTACGGCTTCTACGATGAGT GTAAGCGTCGGTACAACATCAAGCTGTGGAAAACCTTCACTGACTGCTTTAACTGCTTGCCTGTAGCTGCCATTGTGGATGAGAAGATCTTCTGCTGCCACGGAG GTCTCTCCCCTGACCTACAGTCCATGGAGCAAGTGAGGAGGATCTTGCGTCCCACTGATGTCCCAGACCAGGGGCTCCTGTGTGACCTGCTGTGGTCTGACCCAGACAAGGACGTGCTGGGCTGGGGGGAGAATGACCGGGGGGTCTCCTTCACCTTTGGGGCCGATGTAGTGGCAAAGTTTCTTCATAAACATGACCTGGACCTCATCTGCCGAGCCCACCAG GTGGTAGAAGACGGTTATGAGTTTTTCGCTAAGCGCCAGTTGGTGACGCTCTTCTCGGCCCCCAATTACTGTGGGGAGTTTGACAACGCGGGTTCCATGATGAGTGTGGACGAGTCTCTCATGTGCTCCTTCCAG ATCTTGAAACCCGCAGATAAGAAACTATTTGCTTATGGGGGAGTCAACCAGAGTCGCCCCGTAACCCCCCCACGGAACAAAAACAAACAGTCCAAATGA